The genomic DNA TGGATCAGCAGCACGGCGCCGGTGCGTTCCTGTGCGATCAGCCAGCCGGTGATGCCGTAGAGCGCGATGGCGGCGGGGGCGGACCAGACGCGGATCGCCATGTAGTTGCGGGCGAGGGTTTCGACCTCGGCACTGGCCGGAGAGATGGCGAAGGCCCCGGCGAAGAGGAGGGTCTGGGCGGCGATGATGATTGCACCTGCCGTGACGCCGATGATGAGGGCGCGGGACAAAAGGGCCGCGACCTCTGGGGTATTCTCCTCACCGATGGCCTGTGCGGTGAGGCCGGATGTGCCCATGCGCAGGAAGCCGAAGACCCAGTAGATCGCCGTCAGGATGATCGCGCCGATGCCCACGGCCCCGATCGGGGCCGCCTGCCCCAGCTGACCCACGACTCCGGTGTCGACGACGCCGAGGATCGGCACCGTCGCGTTCGAGATCACCACCGGCAGCGCGATGTGCAGCACCCGGCGGTGCGTGAGGTTCATCTCAGTCCTCGCCGCGGACCGGCATCAGGAAATGCCCCGTGGCCTGCGCGAACAGCCGCGCGCGGTTGTCCTGCCAGGCCTCGACATGGACGCTCGCGTAGCGGCGGCCGGAGCGATTCACGCGGGCACGGGCGTAGGCGTCGCGCGGCAGGCCGGAGCGGAGGTAGTCGACGTTGAAGTCGATGGTCTTGGGCAGGCGGCGGGGGATCGCCTCGGCGCCCGATTCCATGTCTTCCCACAGCATCGCCCAGCTGAGTTCGATGATGGCCGCGACCTCCATGAAGGCGGCGGTGACGCCGCCGTGGAGCGCCGGGATCGCCGGGTTGCCGATCAGCATGTCGGCGAAGGGCAGCACGGCGGTCAGCTCGTCGCCGTGACGTTCGAACTGGATGCCGAGGAAGCGGATGTAGGGCACACCGTCGACGAGGCCCTGCAGGGTGGCGTCGCGGCGCTGCTTGACGACCTGCACGGGTTCCGGGCGGGCGCGTTTGGGCGGCATGCTCATGATGTGGCCTGCGGCTTGCGGGGACGCTCGACGGTAAAGGCACCGGTGGCGGAGGCGACCGGGCGGTCGGTGTCTTCGTCCAGTGCCACGGCGCGCACGAAGGCGACGGAGCGGGTGACGTGGTAGCAGGTGGCCTTTGCGGTGATGGTCTGGCCCGGGGTCGCGGGGCGCATGTAGTCGATGCGCAGGTCGATGGTGGCCGTGCCCAGCCCTGCGGCCGGGTGCACCATGACCGCGGCACCGCAGCAGGTGTCCATCAGCGCAGAGACGGCGCCGCCGTGGATCACGCCGGTGTCCGGATCGCCCACGAGGCGGGCGTCGTAGGGCATGGTGATTGTGGCCTCTCCATCCCCCACAGCGGTCATCTGCATGCCAAGCGCGCTGGCGTGGGGGATAATCGCGATGAATTGCGCCGCCACCTGCTTGCGGCGGTCGATCTGGGTGTCGGGGGGCATCTGGGGGCTGTCGGTCATGGGTGGGCCTTTTCAAGTCCGCGACAACTTCGCACTTGCGGCGATGCGCGCAACCCCTATGTTAAACTTGAGAATGGTTCGCAAGTAGTAATGCCAATGACCGCCACCACGACGATCACGCCCCCTGCCCGGCATGTTGGCCTGTTCAGGCCACGCCGCCTGGGCGTGGCGCTGGTGCTGCTGGCGCTGGCGGCGTTTCCGGGCGAGCTTGGTGCGCTGACGCGGGGGCTGATGACGGATGCCTTCACGCAGGTCTCGGGCTTTGTCGCGGCGACGCTGATCCTGTTCTACGGGGCCGAGCGGGTCTTCCGGTTCAACATCGGCACGGCGTTGCAAAACGCGCGCGGCTGGCAGGTGCCGCTGGCCGCCCTGCTGGGGGCGACGCCCGGCTGCGGGGGGGCCGTGGTCGTCGTGGCGGCCTATAGCTCTGGGCATGTGGGGTTCGGCGCTGTCGTGGCGACATTGACGGCGACGATGGGCGATGCGGCGTTCCTGCTGATCGCGACGCGACCCGATGCGGCGCTGGTGGTGCTGCCGCTGTCTTTTGCCGTGGGTATCCTGAGCGGCTGGATCGTCGATGCCCTGCCGGGCGCGCCGGAACCGGGGGCGCGTGGGGGGTCCTGCGAACTGGCCCCGCTGATCGGGCGGACGCGAGCCAAGGACGTGGGTTTTGCCTGTTTCGCCCTGCCAGGTCTGGTCATCGGGATCACGCAGCTGACCGGCGCCGACGTGGCCGCGGTCTATGGCCCGGTCTTGCCCATCGTGGGTCTGGGCGGCACGGCGGCGGGGCTTTTCGTCTGGGTCACCTCGCGCCTGCAGGCGATGACCAACACCGCCGACAGTCCTGTGACGCGGATGGCGGAGGAGACGGCCTTCATCTCGGTCTGGGTGATCGGCGCCTACCTTGCCTATGATTATATCGTGGCCTTCGGCAGTTTCGATCTGGAGGCGCTTTTCGGGTCGGTCGCGCCGCTGTTGCCGCTGATGGGCGTGCTGGTCGGGCTGGTGCCGGGCTGCGGGCCGCAGGTGCTGGTCACGACGCTGTATGCGGGCGGGCTGATCCCCTTTGCGGCGCTGATGGGCAACGCGATTTCCAACGATGGCGACGCGCTGTTCCCGGCGATCGCACTGGACCCGCGGGCGGCGGTGCGGGCGACGCTTTATTCCTCGGTCCCGGCGATCATTCTGGCCTACGGGTTCCACTGGCTAGCCCCCGGTTTCATGAACTGACCGTTTGCGCCCGGGGGGGCGCGGCGCTACGTTCACGTCAAGGAGGAGCCCGATGCCCGAGAGCCGTCTGTCGTTCAAGGAGATGTGCGCGCGTTACGACGTGACGCCGCGCACCCTGCGCTATTACGAATACATCGAGCTTCTGACGCCCGACCGCGAAGGACGGGCGCGGCTCTATGGCGCGCGCGAACAGGCGCGCATGACGCTGATCATGCGCGGGCGACGCTTCGGTTTCGCGCTGGAGGACATCCGCCAATGGCTGCTGATCTACGAAAAGGAAGGCACGCGGGCGCAAATGCAGACCTGGATCACGCTGGCCGACCGGCAGATGCTGGAACTGGCCGAACAGCGCCGCCAGCTGGACGAGACGATGGCAGAGCTGCAACGCCTGCGGGATGAAACCGCCGCCTCGCTCGGCTGACGCCGGGTCATAAAATTGCGCTGACGCTGCGGAAACTTACGTGACCTGTCGTCACCGTTTTTCTGACGTCACGTCATGTTTACGTTAACGTCAACATTCATTGTAAGGTCTGACGCAAGAGACGATCTGACGGGTCCAACCGCCAGACGTGGAGACAATGATGCCGACCGAAACCCTGAACATCCGCCAGATGTGCGACGCCTTCGACGTGACCCCCCGGACCCTCCGGTTCTACGAGGCCAAGGAGCTTTTGTTCCCGGTCCGCGAGGGGCAGCGCCGCCTGTTCACCCGGTCCGACCGGGCACGGCTGAAACTGATCCTGCGCGGCAAGCGCTTCGGCTTCAGCCTCGAAGAGATCAGGCAGCTGCTGGACCTTTACGCCATGGGGGACGGTCAGCTGACCCAGCTGAGCCAGACCTACACGCTGGCCGAGAAGCATCTGGCCGACATGGAAGCGCAGCGCGCCGAACTGGACGAGGCGATCACGGAACTGAAGGCCCAGATGCAATGGGGCGCAGACAAGTTGAAAGAGATTTCGGGTCAGGCCAGCAGCGCCGCCTGAACAGACAGACACCGACACGAGGGAGAGACACGAGATGCCAAGCTATACCGCACCGCTCAAGGATTATCAGTTCGTCCTGCACGACCTGCTGCGCGTGTCCGAACAGGACATTCCCGGCTATGGCGATCTGGACCGCGACTTTACCGCCGCGGTGCTGGAGGAGGTGGGCAAGCTGTCGTCCAACGTGCTGCAACCGCTGAATGCGGTGGGTGACACCGAAGGCTGCCATCTGGAAAACGGCGTGGTGCGCACACCCACCGGGTTCAAGGCGGCCTTCGATCAGGTACGCGAGGGCGGCTGGACAGCCCTTGACGCGGAGGAAAAATACGGTGGCCAGGGCCTGCCTTACGTCATGCACACGGCCGCGAACGAGCCGATGGTCAGCGCCAACATGGCCTTCAACATGTACCAGGGTCTGACCCATGGCGCCTATTCCGCGATCCTCGCCCACGGGTCTGAGGCGCAGAAGGACATGTTCCTGCCCAAGCTCGCGTCGTGCGAATGGACCGGCACGATGAACCTGACAGAGCCGCATTGCGGCACCGATCTGGGTCTGATGCGCACGAAGGCCGTGCCGCAGGACGACGGCAGCTACAAGGTGACGGGGCAGAAGATCTTTATCTCAGCTGGCGACCACGACATGGCCGACAACATCATCCACCTCGTGCTGGCTAAGATCCCCGGCGGGCCGGACGGTATCAAAGGCGTGTCGCTGTTCATCGTGCCGAAGTTCATCGTCAAGGACGACGGGTCGCTGGGCGATCGCAACGGCGTCTCGGTCGGCAAGATCGAGGAGAAGATGGGCATCCACGGCAATTCGACCTGCGTGATGAACTATGACGCAGCCACGGGCTATCTGATCGGCGAAGAGCACAAGGGCATGCGCGCCATGTTCGTCATGATGAACGAGGCGCGCCTGGGCGTCGGCCTGCAAGGCTATGCGCAATCCGTCGTGGCCTACGAGAACGCCGTGGCCTATGCCAATGACCGCCTGCAGGGCCGTGCCGTGACCGGCGTGCAGAACCCCGACGGCCCCGCCGACCCGCTGATCGTGCACCCCGATATCCGCCGCAACCTGATGGACCAGAAGTCCTTCAACGAAGGGGCGCGGGCCTTCACCTTCTGGGGCGCCAGCCTGCTGGACCGCGCCCACAAGACCGGCGATGCGCAGGCCGAAGGTCTGGTGTCGCTGATGACGCCGGTCATCAAGGGCTTCCTGACCGACAAGGGTTTTGAGTATGCCGTCGCCGCCCAGCAGGTCTACGGCGGGCATGGCTACATCGAGGAATGGGGCATGTCCCAGTTCGCCCGCGACGCCCGGATCGCCATGATCTACGAAGGCGCCAACGGTGTGCAGGCGCTTGACCTCGTGGGCCGCAAGCTGGCCATCGACGGCGGCAAGCACCTGATGGGCTTCTTCGACATGATCAAGACCTTCATCAAGGAAAACGATGGCGATGCTGCGCTGAAAAAGGATTTCCTCGACCCGCTGAAGGCGGCGAGCAAGGACATGCAGGCGGCGGCGATGTATTTCATGGGGTCGATGAAGAACCCGAACAACGCGCTGTCGGGATCCTACGACTTCATGCACCTGATGGGCCACGTCTGCCTGGGCTACATGTGGGCGCGCAGTGCCAAGGCGGCGATGGACGCGCTGGAGGGTGGTGCCAGCGATACGGCCTTCTACGAGACCAAGATCGCCACGGGACGCTACTACATGGCCCGGCAATTGCCCGCGACGGCGCTGCATCTGGCGCGCATCAACACGGGTGCCGACACGGTCATGGCGCTGGAGGCCGCGCATTTTTGAGGTGGCGGCGGGCTGCGCCCCGCCCTACCCTGCCGCCTCAAGGAGGACCGTCCCATGCCCAAACGCCTGCGCCTGACTCGCCGCTTTCCGGTCGCCATGACCGAGGACGGCTACCGCCGATTGAAGAAATTCGCACGGGATGCGGGGCTGGACGAAGGCGAGGCGCTGTCGTTCCTGTTCGAGAACTTCGACAGCATCCTCGACGAGGATACGTTCGGTCACCGACTGCGGTTGTTCAACGCGGAGCTGGAGGCGCGCAAGAAGTGAAGGCTGCGGCCGCGGAGACGGCAGAAGCCTCCGGCGGGAGTATTTGAAAAAAAAGCGAGGACGGGGGATGAGGCCCGATCCGCCGAGAGTTCCCAAACGTCGTAGGAAGAGGCGCAGCACTGCGAACCGGGTCCTCGCTTTTTACGGTCATCGGCTCTCCAGCCTGTACCGCAAGACGCGGCTGGCACGGCAAGGTTAACAGTTGATTTAAGAGCGCGGGACTTGTCCTCGCTTTTTCCAAAAACACTCAAAGAGCAGCACACCCACCGGGGGCTGCATCACAAGAGGAGGCACGACATGACGATCAAGCTTCATTGCTTCGGCGAAAGCGGCAACGCCTACAAGGCGGCGCTGACGATGACCCTTGCGGGGGTGGAATGGGAGCCGGTCTTCGTCGATTTTTTCAAGGGTGCCACCCGGACCCCGGAATTTCGCGCCCTCAACGTGATGGGCGAGGTGCCGGTCATGGTCGATGGCGATCTGGTGATCACCCAGTCGGCGGTGATTCAGGACTACATTACATCAAAGACCAGCAAGCTTGGCGGCAAGAGTGCCGATCAGCGGCGCGAGGTGCTGCGCTGGATGTTCTTCGACAACCACAAGGTCAGCGGCGTCGCGGGTCCCCTGCGCTTCAACACGAACTTTCTGCCAGAGGACAAGCGCAGCGCGGAGGTCAACGACTTCATGCTGATGCGTCTGACGTCCGCCTTGAAGGTGATGGACACGCATCTGGCGGACCGCGCGTGGCTGGCGACCGAGGAACTGACCATCGCCGATATCGCCTGCTGCGGTTACCTGTTCTATACCGAACCCTTCGGGTTCGACCGCACCGCATTTCCCAATGTCGACGCCTGGCTGGACCGCATCGCGGCCACGCCCGGCTGGAAACACCCCTATGATCTGATGCAGCGCGCGCTGCCTGCCGCCTGAAGGAGACCACAATGACAGACGCCTATATCTTTGACGCCGTGCGCACGCCCCGTGGCAAGGGCCGCGCCGATGGGTCCCTGCACGAAGTCACCAGCGCCCGGCTGTCCGCCGGCGTGCTGAACGCGCTGAAGGAACGCAACAATCTGGAAGGCCACGCCGTCGAGGACGTGATCTGGGGCAACGTGACACAGGTGGGCGAACAGGGCGGCTGCCTGGCGCGGACCGCCGTGCTGGCCTCGGACCTCGACCAGTCGATCCCGGGGCTGGCGATCAACCGGTTCTGTGCGTCGGGCATGGAAGCGGTCAATCTGGCCGCCAACCAGATCCGTGGCGGGGCCGGTCAGGCCTATGTCGCGGGCGGAGTGGAGATGATGGGCCGGGTTGCCATGGGCAGCGACGGGGCGGCGATCGCCGTCGATCCCTCGATTGCCATGGACACCTATTTCGTGCCGCAGGGTATTTCGGCTGACATCATCGCCACCGAATACGGGTTTTCGCGCGATGACGCCGATGCGCTGGCGGTGGAATCCCAGCGCCGGGCCAAGGCGGCTTGGGACGACCGGCGGTTCGACCGGTCGATCGTGACGGTGCGTGACATGAATGGTCTGCCGATACTGGATCACGACGAATACATGCGCCCCGGCACCGACATGCAATCGCTTGGCGCGCTGAAGGCGTCCTTCAAGGATATGGGCGAGACGATGCCCGGTTTCGACAAGGTCGCCCTGATGAAATATCCGCATCTGGAGCGGATCAACCACATCCACCACGCGGGCAATTCGTCGGGCATCGTGGACGGGTCCGCCGGTGTGCTGATCGGGTCCAAGGCCTGGGGCGAGGCCATGGGCCTCAAGCCGCGCGCGGTGATCCGGGCCACGGCCAAGATCGGCACCGATCCCACGATCATGCTGACCGGACCTGTGCCTGTGACCGAGAAGATTCTGGCCGACAGCGGCATGAGCATTTCGGATATCGATCTGTTCGAGGTGAACGAGGCATTTGCATCGGTCGTTCTGCGTTTCATGCAGCGCTTCGATGTCGATCCGTCGGTCGTCAACGTGAACGGCGGGTCCATCGCCATGGGCCACCCGCTGGGCGCGACAGGTGCGATCATCATCGGCACCCTGCTGGACGAGCTGGAACGGACGGGCAAGTCCACCGGCCTTGCCACGCTGTGCATCGCATCCGGCATGGGGGCGGCCACCATCATCGAGCGGGTCTGACGGTTATGGACGCCAAGGCTGCCCATACCGTCTTTCAGGATTGGCTTGACCGGGTCGCCGCCTATGTCGTCGCGAACGATTACGACAATTGGCGCACCACGATGTCCTGTCCGGTCGTGGTCAACAGCGCGGCCGGCCCGTCGGAAATGGGCACCGAGGACCAGTTGCGCGAAAAGTTCGAGCAGTGGCGGTTGCAGATCAACGTGCAGCGGGTCTCCGATCTGATCCGGATTGCGCATGATGTGCAGGCCATATCTGAGGATCACATCGAGGGCGCCTATACCATGGATGTCCTGAGCAACGGTCAAAGGGTGATGCCGCGGTTCATCTCCGCCGCGACTCTTCGGTATCAGGATAGGCATTGGCGGGCCACGGAACTGAACAGCGGGCTGGCGGTCAAGCATCGCCATTTGATCCATACATCGGCGCCGGACGACGACACGACCGTCGCGCCACCACCAACAGCGGAAGGGAACACCCCATGACCGATTTCACCATGACCACCGACGCCGACGGCGTTGCCGTCATCACCTGGGACACTGTCGGCAAATCCATGAACGTCATGAGCCAGCAGGGCTTTGCCGATCTGGACGCGCTGGTGGGGCAGGCGCTGAGGGATGACGCCGTGAAGGGCATCGTCATCACCTCCGGCAAGGAAGGATCGTTCGCCGGGGGCATGGACCTGAACATCATCGCCCGGATGCGCGACGAGAGTGACGATCCCGCCCAGGGCATCTTTGACGGCGTGATGCAGATGCACGGCGTGCTGCGCCGGATCGAGCGGGCGGGCATGGACCCCAAGACCCTGAAGGGCGGCAAGCCGATCGCCGCAGCCCTGCCCGGCACGGCGCTGGGGATCGGGCTGGAAATCCCGCTGGCCTGTCACCGCATCTTTGCCGCGGACAATCCCAAGGCCAAGATCGGCCTGCCGGAGATCATGGTGGGGATTTTCCCCGGTGCCGGTGGCACGACGCGGATTTCGCGCAAACTGGGCGCGATGGCGGCCTCGCCGCTGCTGCTGCAGGGCAAGATGAACGATCCCAAGGCCGCGATGCGGGCGGGGATCGTGGACGAGGTCGTGGCCCCCGAAGAGTTGCTGTCAGCTGCCAAGGCCTGGGTGCTGTCTGCCAAGGACGCGGATATCGTGAAGCCGTGGGACCAGAAAGGCTACAAGATGCCGGGCGGTGCGCCCTATCATCCGGCGGGATTCATGACCTTCGTCGGTGCCTCTGCGATGGTGAATGGCAATACGATGGGTGTC from Loktanella sp. M215 includes the following:
- a CDS encoding PaaI family thioesterase, with the translated sequence MTDSPQMPPDTQIDRRKQVAAQFIAIIPHASALGMQMTAVGDGEATITMPYDARLVGDPDTGVIHGGAVSALMDTCCGAAVMVHPAAGLGTATIDLRIDYMRPATPGQTITAKATCYHVTRSVAFVRAVALDEDTDRPVASATGAFTVERPRKPQATS
- a CDS encoding acetyl-CoA C-acetyltransferase; the encoded protein is MTDAYIFDAVRTPRGKGRADGSLHEVTSARLSAGVLNALKERNNLEGHAVEDVIWGNVTQVGEQGGCLARTAVLASDLDQSIPGLAINRFCASGMEAVNLAANQIRGGAGQAYVAGGVEMMGRVAMGSDGAAIAVDPSIAMDTYFVPQGISADIIATEYGFSRDDADALAVESQRRAKAAWDDRRFDRSIVTVRDMNGLPILDHDEYMRPGTDMQSLGALKASFKDMGETMPGFDKVALMKYPHLERINHIHHAGNSSGIVDGSAGVLIGSKAWGEAMGLKPRAVIRATAKIGTDPTIMLTGPVPVTEKILADSGMSISDIDLFEVNEAFASVVLRFMQRFDVDPSVVNVNGGSIAMGHPLGATGAIIIGTLLDELERTGKSTGLATLCIASGMGAATIIERV
- a CDS encoding putative manganese transporter, yielding MTATTTITPPARHVGLFRPRRLGVALVLLALAAFPGELGALTRGLMTDAFTQVSGFVAATLILFYGAERVFRFNIGTALQNARGWQVPLAALLGATPGCGGAVVVVAAYSSGHVGFGAVVATLTATMGDAAFLLIATRPDAALVVLPLSFAVGILSGWIVDALPGAPEPGARGGSCELAPLIGRTRAKDVGFACFALPGLVIGITQLTGADVAAVYGPVLPIVGLGGTAAGLFVWVTSRLQAMTNTADSPVTRMAEETAFISVWVIGAYLAYDYIVAFGSFDLEALFGSVAPLLPLMGVLVGLVPGCGPQVLVTTLYAGGLIPFAALMGNAISNDGDALFPAIALDPRAAVRATLYSSVPAIILAYGFHWLAPGFMN
- a CDS encoding MerR family transcriptional regulator, encoding MPTETLNIRQMCDAFDVTPRTLRFYEAKELLFPVREGQRRLFTRSDRARLKLILRGKRFGFSLEEIRQLLDLYAMGDGQLTQLSQTYTLAEKHLADMEAQRAELDEAITELKAQMQWGADKLKEISGQASSAA
- a CDS encoding glutathione S-transferase family protein; the protein is MTIKLHCFGESGNAYKAALTMTLAGVEWEPVFVDFFKGATRTPEFRALNVMGEVPVMVDGDLVITQSAVIQDYITSKTSKLGGKSADQRREVLRWMFFDNHKVSGVAGPLRFNTNFLPEDKRSAEVNDFMLMRLTSALKVMDTHLADRAWLATEELTIADIACCGYLFYTEPFGFDRTAFPNVDAWLDRIAATPGWKHPYDLMQRALPAA
- a CDS encoding acyl-CoA dehydrogenase C-terminal domain-containing protein; protein product: MPSYTAPLKDYQFVLHDLLRVSEQDIPGYGDLDRDFTAAVLEEVGKLSSNVLQPLNAVGDTEGCHLENGVVRTPTGFKAAFDQVREGGWTALDAEEKYGGQGLPYVMHTAANEPMVSANMAFNMYQGLTHGAYSAILAHGSEAQKDMFLPKLASCEWTGTMNLTEPHCGTDLGLMRTKAVPQDDGSYKVTGQKIFISAGDHDMADNIIHLVLAKIPGGPDGIKGVSLFIVPKFIVKDDGSLGDRNGVSVGKIEEKMGIHGNSTCVMNYDAATGYLIGEEHKGMRAMFVMMNEARLGVGLQGYAQSVVAYENAVAYANDRLQGRAVTGVQNPDGPADPLIVHPDIRRNLMDQKSFNEGARAFTFWGASLLDRAHKTGDAQAEGLVSLMTPVIKGFLTDKGFEYAVAAQQVYGGHGYIEEWGMSQFARDARIAMIYEGANGVQALDLVGRKLAIDGGKHLMGFFDMIKTFIKENDGDAALKKDFLDPLKAASKDMQAAAMYFMGSMKNPNNALSGSYDFMHLMGHVCLGYMWARSAKAAMDALEGGASDTAFYETKIATGRYYMARQLPATALHLARINTGADTVMALEAAHF
- a CDS encoding MerR family transcriptional regulator, with protein sequence MPESRLSFKEMCARYDVTPRTLRYYEYIELLTPDREGRARLYGAREQARMTLIMRGRRFGFALEDIRQWLLIYEKEGTRAQMQTWITLADRQMLELAEQRRQLDETMAELQRLRDETAASLG
- a CDS encoding PaaI family thioesterase; amino-acid sequence: MSMPPKRARPEPVQVVKQRRDATLQGLVDGVPYIRFLGIQFERHGDELTAVLPFADMLIGNPAIPALHGGVTAAFMEVAAIIELSWAMLWEDMESGAEAIPRRLPKTIDFNVDYLRSGLPRDAYARARVNRSGRRYASVHVEAWQDNRARLFAQATGHFLMPVRGED